A portion of the Paenibacillus sp. PvR098 genome contains these proteins:
- a CDS encoding alpha/beta hydrolase — protein MSKKPYQSMYVNANGIRTHFVVAGEGEPLVLVHGGGPGSGGEAGWSRNIPALAEHFRVYALDRIGYGLTDKPAIEYSDLALANHLADFVDALCLDKVNMMGNSMGAYGVARYAVDHPERVKKMVLVASGSIASSFGLNHKLSIGQEAMKKCNEEPTRENMRAVLEGLVKHTENITDKLVDNRLAVATSPGAQDAQRSHAKYRARMKNDPNLMQQYSLKYRLPELTIPTMMIWGKLDTFAPLEDLGYPLRDMLPNLKAFHVFEDSAHQVQNDEVEKFNQVVTEFFRN, from the coding sequence ATGTCAAAGAAACCTTATCAATCGATGTATGTGAATGCGAACGGTATCAGAACGCATTTTGTCGTAGCGGGGGAAGGCGAACCCTTAGTTTTGGTTCACGGAGGCGGCCCAGGCTCCGGCGGTGAAGCAGGTTGGTCAAGAAATATACCCGCGCTTGCCGAACACTTCCGCGTTTATGCCCTTGACAGAATTGGTTATGGTTTAACGGATAAGCCTGCTATTGAATACTCGGACCTCGCTTTGGCTAATCATTTGGCTGATTTTGTTGATGCACTGTGTTTAGACAAGGTCAATATGATGGGTAATTCCATGGGGGCTTACGGGGTTGCGCGGTATGCGGTTGACCATCCGGAACGGGTGAAAAAGATGGTGCTGGTGGCATCCGGAAGCATTGCATCGTCATTTGGTCTTAACCATAAATTGAGCATAGGCCAGGAGGCCATGAAAAAATGTAACGAGGAGCCTACCAGAGAAAACATGAGGGCGGTATTGGAAGGCTTGGTGAAGCATACGGAAAATATTACGGACAAACTCGTAGATAACCGGTTGGCCGTAGCGACTTCGCCCGGTGCTCAAGATGCGCAAAGGTCCCACGCGAAATACCGTGCGAGAATGAAGAACGACCCTAACCTTATGCAGCAGTACAGCTTAAAATATCGCTTGCCGGAGTTAACTATTCCTACGATGATGATCTGGGGTAAATTAGATACGTTTGCTCCTCTGGAGGATCTGGGTTACCCGCTCAGGGATATGCTTCCTAATCTAAAAGCTTTCCATGTATTCGAAGATTCCGCACATCAAGTACAAAATGACGAAGTTGAAAAGTTTAACCAAGTGGTAACCGAGTTTTTTAGAAATTAG